The proteins below come from a single Mycolicibacterium sp. TY81 genomic window:
- the pheS gene encoding phenylalanine--tRNA ligase subunit alpha, giving the protein MAEQGEELSEAALTAAVEAARLAFDQAADLDALARAKTEHLGDKSPIALARQALGSLAKEDRADAGKRVNVARSAAQQAYDDRIVVLRAERDAAALVAERIDVTLPTTRQPIGARHPITILAENVADTFVAMGWELAEGPEVETEQFNFDALNFPPDHPARSEQDTFHIAPDGSRQVLRTHTSPVQIRALLERELPVYIVSIGRTFRTDELDATHTPVFHQVEGLAVDKGLTMANLRGTLDALARAQFGPEGRTRFRPHFFPFTEPSAEVDVWFPDKKGGPGWVEWGGCGMVNPNVLRACGIDPDEYSGFAFGMGLERTLQFRNGIPDMRDMVEGDVRFSLPFGVGA; this is encoded by the coding sequence GTGGCTGAGCAGGGTGAAGAACTATCGGAAGCAGCATTGACCGCGGCGGTCGAGGCCGCTCGTCTCGCCTTCGACCAGGCCGCTGACCTGGACGCTCTGGCTCGCGCCAAGACCGAGCACCTCGGCGACAAATCGCCCATCGCGCTGGCCCGTCAGGCACTGGGCAGTTTGGCCAAGGAGGACCGGGCCGACGCCGGCAAGCGCGTCAACGTCGCGCGCAGCGCCGCGCAGCAGGCGTACGACGACCGCATCGTGGTGCTGCGCGCCGAGCGCGATGCCGCCGCCCTGGTGGCCGAGCGCATCGACGTGACGCTGCCGACGACGCGGCAGCCCATCGGTGCCCGGCACCCCATCACGATCCTGGCCGAGAACGTCGCCGACACCTTCGTGGCGATGGGCTGGGAACTGGCCGAAGGTCCCGAGGTCGAGACCGAACAGTTCAACTTCGACGCGCTGAACTTCCCGCCGGACCACCCCGCGCGCAGCGAGCAGGACACCTTCCACATCGCGCCCGACGGCTCGCGACAGGTGCTGCGCACCCACACGTCGCCGGTGCAGATCCGGGCCCTGCTGGAACGCGAACTGCCCGTCTACATCGTGTCGATCGGCCGCACCTTCCGCACCGACGAACTCGACGCCACCCACACCCCGGTGTTCCACCAGGTCGAGGGGCTGGCCGTCGACAAGGGCCTGACCATGGCCAACCTGCGCGGGACCCTGGATGCCCTCGCGCGCGCCCAGTTCGGCCCCGAGGGCCGCACCCGGTTCCGTCCGCACTTCTTCCCGTTCACCGAGCCGTCGGCCGAGGTCGACGTCTGGTTCCCGGACAAGAAGGGCGGCCCCGGTTGGGTGGAGTGGGGCGGCTGCGGCATGGTCAACCCGAACGTGCTGCGGGCCTGCGGCATCGACCCCGACGAATACTCCGGATTCGCCTTCGGCATGGGATTGGAGCGAACCCTGCAGTTCCGCAACGGAATTCCCGACATGCGCGACATGGTGGAGGGCGACGTGCGCTTCTCCCTGCCGTTCGGGGTGGGTGCCTGA
- a CDS encoding acyl-CoA dehydrogenase family protein, with translation MLDWSDVDIAVRDAVREFVDKEIRPHLDELEGGDMEPYPIIRKLFATFGIDVMAREALERRLSRLRSGEASDGKPRASGGMFGGGPDQAGMGMVLISELCRVSSGLVTGVGVSLGLTVPTIQSRGTLAQQERWLPGLVTYEKVGAWAITEPDSGSDAFGGMKSYVVRDGDDYILNGQKTFITNGPDADVVVVYAKLDEGDGADKRDRKVLTFVLDRGMEGFVQSKPFRKMGIHSSRTGELFFNNVRLGRDRLLGETEENKAGDGRDSARSSFSAERVGVVSMSLGIIEECLRLCIDYAKTRTLWGKEIGQFQLIQLKLASMEVARMNVRNMLFRVIESGQAGRQIPLAEASAMKWYCSQAATDVAMDAIQLFGGNGYMTEYRVEQLARDAKSLMIYAGSNEVQITHVAKGLLA, from the coding sequence ATGCTTGATTGGTCCGACGTCGATATTGCCGTGCGCGACGCCGTTCGCGAGTTCGTGGACAAGGAAATCCGGCCGCACCTCGACGAACTCGAGGGCGGCGACATGGAGCCCTACCCGATCATCCGAAAACTGTTCGCCACCTTCGGAATCGACGTCATGGCACGGGAGGCGCTGGAGCGACGGCTGTCCCGGCTGCGGTCCGGTGAGGCCTCGGACGGCAAGCCCCGGGCGTCCGGCGGGATGTTCGGCGGCGGACCCGACCAGGCCGGCATGGGCATGGTGCTGATCAGCGAATTGTGCCGGGTCAGTTCGGGTCTGGTGACGGGCGTGGGCGTCAGCCTGGGTCTGACGGTGCCCACCATCCAGAGCCGCGGCACGTTGGCCCAGCAGGAGCGTTGGCTGCCCGGACTGGTGACCTACGAGAAGGTCGGCGCCTGGGCCATCACCGAACCCGATTCGGGCTCAGATGCTTTCGGTGGCATGAAGTCCTACGTCGTGCGTGACGGCGACGACTACATCCTCAACGGCCAGAAGACCTTCATCACCAACGGTCCCGACGCCGACGTCGTCGTCGTCTACGCCAAGCTGGACGAGGGTGACGGGGCCGACAAGCGCGACCGCAAGGTACTGACCTTCGTGCTCGACCGCGGCATGGAGGGCTTCGTCCAGTCGAAGCCGTTCCGCAAGATGGGTATTCACTCCTCGCGTACCGGCGAGCTGTTCTTCAACAACGTGCGGCTGGGCCGCGACCGGCTGCTCGGCGAGACCGAGGAGAACAAGGCCGGCGACGGCCGCGACAGCGCCCGGTCGAGCTTCTCGGCCGAACGCGTCGGCGTGGTGTCCATGTCGCTGGGCATCATCGAGGAATGTCTGCGGCTGTGCATCGACTACGCCAAGACCCGCACGTTGTGGGGCAAGGAGATCGGGCAGTTCCAGCTGATCCAGCTCAAGCTGGCCAGCATGGAGGTGGCGCGAATGAACGTGCGCAACATGCTGTTCCGCGTCATCGAGTCCGGCCAGGCCGGCCGCCAGATTCCGCTGGCCGAGGCGTCGGCGATGAAGTGGTACTGCTCGCAGGCCGCCACCGACGTCGCGATGGACGCGATCCAGTTGTTCGGTGGCAACGGCTACATGACCGAGTACCGCGTCGAGCAGCTGGCGCGTGACGCCAAGTCGCTGATGATCTACGCCGGCAGCAACGAGGTGCAGATCACGCACGTCGCCAAGGGGCTGCTCGCCTGA
- a CDS encoding alpha/beta fold hydrolase, which produces MPFIEGSDGAQLYYKDWGSGPAVVFSHGWPLSADAWDVELKLLADNGFRAIAHDRRGHGRSEQTWSGNDMDTYAADLAALINGLRLSDVVVVGHSTGGGEVVRYAARHGAGRVRKVITVGAVPPVMVASAENPEGTPLSVFDDIRARVLDNRSGYWRELAVAFYGFNRDGATVSQGLIDHFWLQGMQAGLASAYDCVKAFSETDLTADLRALEAPILIAHGDDDQIVPIHDAASKSIELVRYGTLRVYPGAPHGIHGDYQQQLNRDLLDFIRS; this is translated from the coding sequence ATGCCATTCATCGAGGGCTCCGACGGGGCGCAGCTGTACTACAAGGACTGGGGATCCGGGCCGGCGGTGGTCTTCAGTCATGGCTGGCCGCTCAGCGCCGACGCGTGGGATGTGGAACTGAAACTCCTCGCCGACAACGGTTTCCGTGCCATCGCCCACGACCGTCGGGGGCACGGCCGGTCCGAGCAGACGTGGTCTGGCAACGATATGGACACCTACGCCGCAGACCTGGCGGCGCTGATCAACGGACTCCGATTGTCCGACGTCGTCGTTGTGGGGCATTCCACCGGAGGTGGCGAGGTGGTGCGGTACGCGGCACGCCACGGCGCCGGTCGGGTGCGCAAGGTGATCACGGTCGGCGCGGTGCCACCGGTGATGGTGGCATCAGCAGAAAACCCCGAGGGCACACCGCTGTCGGTGTTCGACGACATCCGGGCCCGCGTACTGGACAACCGATCCGGGTACTGGCGGGAACTCGCGGTGGCGTTCTACGGTTTCAACCGAGACGGTGCCACCGTCTCCCAGGGACTGATCGACCATTTCTGGCTCCAGGGCATGCAGGCGGGACTCGCATCGGCGTACGACTGCGTCAAGGCGTTCTCGGAAACCGACCTGACCGCGGATCTGCGGGCCCTCGAAGCGCCGATCCTGATCGCCCACGGCGACGACGATCAGATCGTCCCGATCCACGATGCGGCGTCGAAATCGATCGAGCTGGTGCGGTACGGCACCCTACGGGTGTATCCGGGCGCCCCCCACGGTATTCACGGCGACTACCAGCAACAGCTGAATCGCGATCTGCTGGACTTCATTCGGAGTTGA
- a CDS encoding helix-turn-helix domain-containing protein, which produces MRTDPWSDDACPIARTMAVLGQRWAILIAREALLGRSRFSEFREQLGVASDVLSARLAELVAAGILEVEDYREPGERTRSRYVLTDAGHDLVTVLAAMGQWGRKHRVTTKRSGYRFIEKSTGEHALVVFRRHDGIAVPTRDVALIDSLNSE; this is translated from the coding sequence ATGCGCACCGACCCGTGGTCCGACGACGCCTGCCCGATAGCCCGCACGATGGCGGTGCTGGGGCAGCGGTGGGCCATCCTGATCGCCCGCGAGGCATTGCTGGGGCGGTCCCGGTTCTCCGAATTCCGCGAGCAGCTCGGGGTGGCCTCCGATGTACTCAGCGCGCGGCTGGCCGAGTTGGTGGCCGCCGGCATCCTGGAGGTCGAGGATTATCGGGAGCCCGGCGAGCGCACGCGCAGTCGCTACGTGCTCACCGACGCCGGACATGATCTGGTGACAGTGCTCGCCGCGATGGGGCAGTGGGGTCGCAAACACCGGGTCACCACCAAGCGCAGCGGCTACCGGTTCATCGAGAAATCCACCGGCGAGCATGCACTGGTGGTCTTCCGTCGGCACGACGGCATCGCTGTACCTACCCGTGACGTGGCACTCATCGACTCGCTCAACTCCGAATGA
- the pheT gene encoding phenylalanine--tRNA ligase subunit beta has translation MRIPYSWLREAVQAGAPGWDVSPEELEQAFIRIGHEVEDVIAAGPVTGPLTVGRVVEIEELTEFKKPIRACKVDVGEAEPRDIVCGARNFAVGDLVVAALPGTVLPGDFKIATRKTYGRVSDGMICSAAELNFGSDHSGIIVLPPGTAEPGASGAEVLGLDDVVFDLAITPDRGYCLSIRGMAREIACAFDLDFVDPADVPPLPAEGEAWPLTVQPGTGVQRFGLRPVVGIDPAAVSPWWLQRRLLLSGIRAISPAVDVTNYVMLELGHPMHAHDRKLITGGFDVRFAKPGETVVTLDDVERKLDPGDVLIVDDVATAAIGGVMGAGTTEVRDTTTDVLLEAAVWDPAAVSRTQRRLHLVSEASRRYERSVDPAISRAALDRCAALLAEIAGGTVEPTLTDWRAEHTAPDWSQPPVTISVDLPDRVAGVSYPDGTTARRLMQIGAHVTVSGATATVVPPSWRPDMKQPADLVEEVLRLEGLDAIPSVLPQAPAGRGLTAAQQRRRAIGKSLALGGFVEVLPTPFLPAGVLDAWGLPADDPRRATISVLNPLEADRPALATTLLPGLLEALVRNVSRGAADVALFGIEQVVQATPHTKALAPIPVDRRPTDAELAAIDEALPYQPLHVAAVLTGLREPAGPWGPGRAVEATDALETVQIIARACGVDVTLRAAQELPWHPGRCAEVLVGDTVVGYAGKLHPAVIERTGLPKGTCAVELNLDAIPVVERAIVPSVSPYPAVFQDVSLIVADDVAAQAVVDVVREGAGDLLEDARLFDVYTGPQIGEGRKSLTLALRFRAPDRTLTEDEASAARDAAVALATERLGAEHRR, from the coding sequence ATGCGTATTCCCTACAGCTGGCTGCGGGAAGCGGTCCAGGCCGGGGCTCCCGGCTGGGACGTGTCGCCGGAGGAACTGGAACAGGCCTTCATCCGGATCGGCCACGAGGTCGAGGACGTCATCGCCGCCGGGCCGGTCACCGGTCCGCTGACGGTCGGCCGCGTCGTCGAGATCGAGGAACTGACCGAGTTCAAGAAGCCCATCCGCGCCTGCAAGGTCGACGTGGGTGAAGCCGAGCCGCGCGACATCGTCTGCGGGGCACGGAACTTCGCTGTCGGCGACCTCGTGGTCGCGGCGCTCCCGGGCACCGTGCTGCCCGGTGACTTCAAGATCGCCACGCGCAAGACCTACGGCCGGGTGTCCGACGGCATGATCTGCTCGGCGGCCGAATTGAACTTCGGCTCCGACCATTCCGGCATCATCGTGCTGCCCCCGGGCACCGCCGAGCCCGGTGCGTCGGGCGCCGAGGTGCTGGGGCTGGACGACGTGGTGTTCGACCTCGCCATCACCCCGGACCGCGGCTACTGCCTCTCCATCCGCGGCATGGCACGCGAGATCGCCTGCGCCTTCGACCTGGATTTCGTCGACCCCGCCGACGTGCCGCCCCTGCCCGCCGAGGGCGAGGCCTGGCCGCTGACGGTCCAGCCGGGCACCGGCGTGCAGCGTTTCGGGCTGCGTCCGGTCGTCGGCATCGACCCGGCCGCGGTGTCGCCGTGGTGGCTGCAGCGCCGCCTGCTGCTGTCCGGCATCCGCGCCATCTCACCGGCCGTCGACGTCACCAACTACGTGATGCTCGAGCTCGGCCACCCGATGCACGCCCACGATCGCAAGCTGATCACCGGTGGCTTCGACGTGCGCTTCGCGAAGCCGGGGGAGACCGTCGTCACCCTCGATGATGTCGAGCGCAAACTGGATCCGGGCGACGTGCTGATCGTCGACGACGTGGCCACCGCGGCCATCGGCGGCGTGATGGGCGCCGGTACCACCGAGGTCCGCGACACCACCACCGACGTGCTGCTGGAAGCGGCGGTCTGGGACCCGGCCGCGGTGTCGCGCACCCAGCGCCGCCTGCACCTCGTGAGCGAGGCCAGCCGCCGCTACGAGCGCAGCGTCGACCCGGCGATCTCCCGCGCCGCGCTGGACCGTTGCGCCGCGCTGCTGGCCGAGATCGCCGGTGGCACCGTCGAACCCACGCTCACCGACTGGCGTGCCGAGCACACCGCGCCGGACTGGTCGCAGCCGCCGGTGACCATCTCCGTCGACCTGCCCGACCGCGTCGCCGGCGTCAGCTACCCGGACGGCACCACGGCCCGCCGCCTCATGCAGATCGGCGCGCACGTCACGGTGTCCGGCGCGACCGCCACCGTCGTGCCGCCGAGCTGGCGGCCCGATATGAAGCAGCCCGCCGATCTGGTCGAGGAGGTGCTGCGGCTCGAAGGGCTCGATGCCATCCCGTCGGTGCTGCCGCAGGCGCCCGCCGGCCGCGGTCTGACGGCGGCGCAGCAGCGCCGTCGTGCCATCGGTAAGTCGTTGGCGCTGGGCGGTTTCGTCGAGGTGTTGCCGACACCGTTCCTGCCCGCCGGCGTGCTGGACGCCTGGGGCCTGCCGGCCGACGACCCGCGCCGCGCCACCATCTCGGTGCTCAACCCGCTCGAGGCCGACCGGCCCGCGCTGGCCACCACGCTGCTGCCCGGCCTGCTGGAGGCGTTGGTACGCAACGTGTCTCGCGGTGCGGCCGACGTCGCCCTGTTCGGTATCGAGCAGGTCGTCCAGGCCACGCCGCACACCAAGGCGCTCGCGCCCATCCCGGTGGACCGGCGTCCGACCGACGCCGAACTGGCCGCGATCGACGAGGCGCTGCCGTACCAGCCGCTGCACGTCGCCGCCGTCCTGACGGGCCTGCGTGAGCCGGCGGGCCCGTGGGGCCCGGGTCGTGCGGTCGAGGCCACCGACGCCCTGGAGACCGTGCAGATCATCGCCCGGGCCTGCGGCGTCGACGTGACGCTGCGCGCGGCACAGGAACTGCCGTGGCACCCGGGACGCTGCGCCGAGGTGCTCGTCGGTGACACCGTTGTCGGCTACGCCGGCAAGTTGCACCCGGCCGTCATCGAGCGCACCGGCCTGCCGAAGGGCACGTGCGCCGTCGAGCTGAACCTGGATGCCATCCCGGTCGTCGAGCGCGCCATCGTGCCGTCGGTGTCGCCGTACCCGGCGGTCTTCCAGGACGTCAGCCTGATCGTCGCCGACGATGTGGCCGCCCAGGCCGTGGTCGACGTCGTGCGTGAAGGCGCCGGCGACCTGCTGGAGGACGCACGGCTGTTCGACGTCTACACCGGCCCGCAGATCGGGGAGGGTCGCAAGTCCCTGACCCTGGCCCTGCGGTTCCGGGCGCCCGACCGGACGCTCACCGAGGACGAGGCCAGCGCGGCCCGCGACGCCGCCGTGGCCCTGGCCACCGAGCGCCTCGGCGCCGAGCACCGCCGCTAG
- a CDS encoding oxygenase MpaB family protein produces MTPRTTPAAEPLGPDSLTWKYFGDLRTGILGVWIGAIQNMYPELGAGVEDHSILLREPLQRVARSVYPIMGVVYDGDRAADTGAQIRGYHETIKGVDHDGRRYHALNPETFYWAHATFFMLILKTAEYFCGGLTEAEKRQLFDEHVQWYRMYGMSMRPVPETWEDFQTYWEHKCSEELEINRATLDIFTIRIPKPWFVLMPTPVWDQMFRPLVAGQRWVAAGVFDPAVRERAGMRWTPGDEVVLRLLGKAVELAFLAVPDEIRLHPRALAAYRRAAGRVPADAPLVEAPGFMAPPKDRWGLPMHYVPRHKSLMERAGSLVHTTFSLAGLRPARNRSVSGKAA; encoded by the coding sequence ATGACCCCACGGACGACACCCGCCGCCGAACCCCTCGGGCCGGATTCGCTGACCTGGAAGTACTTCGGCGACTTGCGCACCGGCATCCTCGGCGTGTGGATCGGCGCGATCCAGAATATGTATCCCGAACTGGGGGCCGGCGTGGAGGATCATTCGATCCTGCTGCGGGAGCCGTTGCAGCGGGTCGCGCGCTCGGTGTACCCGATCATGGGAGTGGTCTACGACGGTGACCGCGCCGCCGACACGGGCGCCCAGATCCGCGGCTATCACGAGACCATCAAGGGCGTCGACCACGACGGCCGCCGCTACCACGCGCTCAATCCCGAGACGTTCTACTGGGCGCACGCGACGTTCTTCATGCTGATCCTCAAGACCGCCGAGTACTTCTGCGGCGGGTTGACCGAGGCCGAGAAACGCCAGCTGTTCGACGAGCACGTGCAGTGGTACCGCATGTACGGCATGAGCATGCGGCCGGTCCCGGAGACCTGGGAGGACTTCCAAACCTATTGGGAACACAAGTGTTCCGAAGAGCTGGAGATCAACCGGGCCACGCTCGACATCTTCACCATCCGAATCCCCAAGCCGTGGTTCGTGCTGATGCCCACCCCGGTGTGGGACCAGATGTTCAGGCCTCTCGTGGCCGGGCAGCGCTGGGTTGCGGCCGGTGTGTTCGACCCCGCCGTCCGGGAACGGGCCGGCATGCGCTGGACACCCGGCGATGAAGTGGTGCTGCGGCTGCTGGGCAAGGCCGTCGAGCTCGCCTTCCTCGCCGTCCCCGATGAAATCCGTTTGCACCCAAGAGCATTGGCGGCGTATCGCCGGGCCGCCGGGCGCGTGCCGGCCGACGCGCCACTGGTCGAGGCGCCGGGATTCATGGCCCCGCCGAAAGACCGCTGGGGCCTGCCGATGCATTATGTCCCACGTCACAAGTCGTTGATGGAGCGCGCCGGGTCACTGGTGCACACCACGTTCTCGTTGGCCGGTCTGCGTCCCGCGCGGAACCGTTCAGTGTCCGGAAAGGCTGCCTGA
- a CDS encoding adenylate/guanylate cyclase domain-containing protein: protein MEVESFEERSDGVGEIGPASHAGPGSSGPLGWLQNTNHSPAVIGFIRRARRALPGDPDFGDPLSVAGVGGPSAAARAADRLLPRGGASHEVSLAGLQVWQALTERVSGRPANPEVTIVFTDLVGFSKWSLSVGDETTLRLLRRVAQVFEPPLLESGGHIVKRMGDGSMAVFSNPVTALRSVIRALDALKEVEIDGYHPKMRAGIHTGRPQRIGSDLLGVDVNIAARVMERATKGGLIISQSTLDRIDQQYLDALGVTPKKVRKQLFGPKTSGVPEDLAMYWIRPRKDAGTEPDDGELAEA from the coding sequence GTGGAAGTCGAATCGTTCGAAGAACGATCCGACGGTGTGGGAGAGATCGGCCCGGCGTCACACGCGGGGCCAGGATCAAGTGGACCGTTGGGGTGGTTGCAGAACACCAATCACAGTCCGGCTGTAATCGGATTCATCAGGCGGGCACGTCGTGCCCTGCCCGGCGACCCCGATTTCGGTGATCCGCTGTCGGTGGCCGGTGTCGGTGGCCCCAGCGCCGCGGCCCGCGCCGCCGATCGGCTTCTGCCACGCGGCGGGGCGTCCCACGAGGTGAGTCTCGCCGGCCTGCAGGTGTGGCAGGCCCTGACCGAACGTGTGTCGGGCCGGCCCGCGAACCCCGAGGTGACCATCGTCTTCACCGATCTCGTCGGCTTCTCCAAATGGTCGCTGAGCGTCGGCGACGAGACCACGCTCCGGCTGCTGCGTCGCGTGGCCCAGGTGTTCGAACCGCCGCTGCTGGAATCGGGCGGCCACATCGTCAAACGCATGGGCGACGGGTCCATGGCCGTGTTCAGCAATCCGGTGACCGCGCTGCGGTCGGTCATCCGCGCGCTCGATGCCCTGAAGGAAGTCGAGATCGACGGCTATCACCCCAAGATGCGGGCCGGCATTCACACCGGGCGGCCGCAGCGCATCGGGTCGGACCTGCTCGGTGTCGACGTCAACATCGCGGCGCGCGTCATGGAGCGGGCCACCAAGGGCGGGCTGATCATCTCGCAGTCCACGCTCGACCGGATCGACCAGCAGTACCTGGACGCCCTCGGCGTGACGCCCAAGAAGGTGCGCAAGCAGCTGTTCGGCCCGAAGACATCGGGCGTGCCCGAGGACCTCGCGATGTACTGGATCAGGCCGCGCAAGGACGCCGGAACCGAACCCGATGACGGGGAGCTCGCCGAAGCCTAG
- a CDS encoding AAA family ATPase, whose translation MPIQAASLATVIIGRSTELSSVTDTLAAISTSGAALVVDGEAGIGKSTLLSAIADWAVANGYSRLGCSGLQSQSEVGFAGIHELIHPVLDHTPALPPRQRTALLTAFGLAEGPTPDRLMVSLAVLGLLEESASRRRIVLIIDDVQWLDQSSLEVLAFVARRLSNAPLMMLCAERTGLDGATAYLDGLPRLSLGPLAPEHARQLLSTTAQDADALLQQRVLEQAGGNPLAVIELSGAQSERGSSATFSGEPLPTTRRVERAFLSQLDDLTDNGRLLLLLISASDGQLRDIDVAADLLGLVLTDELAPLERAGLIRAGGDRIHVRHPLIRSTVYGAAPLSTRTVVHRALADATVDLVRAAWHRAEATFGTDEQVATALEGAARHAHARGAGAESAAALRRAAVLSPEPSSRVRRLTEAAEIARSSGLTAESISILGEAENLGAKHCSAEQLAITRFVLNATAALSGQSATELVALAGKFTDGDAAQRRLLWAAAIECRMHGLAEEPRRDIVAAISRLDRGADDPAVCMAMALLDDTGAGQALRTRLPRFVNEVADDPLLLMALGFAAEAVADRTHAMQCWKLVQSRSRTSGSAADECESQRGASHLLLQEGRIQAAAIAAENALRLARDIKLPMTAASAAATLARVQVWQGRFDQAHETIATARRLLAPDPAILWHDDAHWAAGLLSLFTADPAEALGHLLKMSGHRTSQRWAVADLAEAAAGSDRAELVRPLLAEIEDQARQLGTGLELMLAHRAHALLAQTDDAAQDHFLAALTAGDDADAELETARTHLAYGQWLRRQRRITEARTHLSSALAVFDAAGAAPFVDRAAAELRAAGVATPAGTPRQGPASDLTSQELQIAQLAAAGLTNREIADRIYVSHRTVAAHLYKMFPKLGITNRNQLHTVLGQQQ comes from the coding sequence ATGCCAATTCAGGCTGCTAGCTTGGCAACGGTGATAATCGGTCGGTCAACCGAGTTGTCAAGCGTCACCGACACGCTCGCCGCGATCTCCACAAGTGGCGCAGCGCTTGTCGTCGACGGTGAGGCCGGTATCGGCAAGTCCACGTTGCTATCGGCGATCGCCGACTGGGCGGTGGCCAACGGCTACAGCAGGCTGGGCTGTTCGGGCCTGCAGAGCCAGAGCGAAGTGGGTTTCGCCGGCATCCACGAACTCATCCACCCGGTGCTCGACCACACCCCGGCATTACCACCCCGCCAGCGCACGGCCCTGCTGACCGCTTTTGGCCTGGCCGAAGGCCCGACGCCAGATCGGCTGATGGTCAGCCTGGCGGTACTCGGACTCCTCGAAGAATCGGCGAGCCGACGCCGAATCGTCCTGATCATCGATGACGTCCAGTGGCTGGACCAGTCTTCGCTGGAGGTTCTGGCGTTCGTGGCGCGCCGGCTCAGTAATGCACCGCTGATGATGTTGTGCGCCGAACGTACGGGGCTCGATGGCGCCACCGCATATCTGGACGGTCTGCCTCGATTGTCATTGGGTCCCTTGGCTCCCGAACATGCCCGTCAACTGTTGAGCACCACCGCCCAGGACGCAGACGCCCTGCTCCAGCAACGGGTACTCGAGCAGGCAGGCGGCAACCCGCTGGCAGTCATCGAACTGTCCGGCGCCCAGAGCGAGCGCGGCAGCAGCGCCACCTTCTCCGGTGAGCCGCTGCCCACGACCCGCCGGGTCGAACGAGCTTTCCTGTCCCAGCTCGACGATCTGACCGACAACGGCCGCCTGCTGCTGCTATTGATCTCGGCCAGTGATGGCCAGCTACGTGACATCGACGTCGCAGCTGATCTTCTCGGCCTGGTACTCACCGATGAATTGGCCCCGCTGGAGCGGGCGGGCCTGATCAGGGCGGGCGGCGACCGGATCCACGTCCGCCATCCGTTGATCCGATCGACGGTCTATGGCGCAGCTCCGCTGTCCACGAGGACAGTCGTCCACCGGGCACTCGCCGACGCGACGGTGGACCTGGTCCGCGCGGCATGGCACCGCGCGGAAGCCACATTCGGCACCGATGAGCAAGTTGCCACAGCTTTGGAAGGCGCCGCGCGGCACGCCCATGCGCGCGGCGCCGGCGCCGAATCCGCCGCGGCCCTGCGCCGGGCGGCCGTGCTGTCCCCAGAACCGTCTTCTCGGGTGCGCCGGTTGACCGAAGCGGCCGAGATCGCCCGCAGCTCCGGACTGACCGCCGAGTCCATCAGCATTCTCGGCGAAGCCGAGAATCTCGGTGCCAAGCATTGCAGCGCAGAGCAATTGGCCATCACCCGATTCGTCCTCAATGCGACCGCTGCGCTATCGGGCCAGTCGGCGACCGAACTCGTGGCGCTCGCCGGCAAGTTCACGGACGGCGACGCCGCACAGCGTCGGTTGCTGTGGGCTGCAGCCATCGAGTGCCGCATGCACGGCCTCGCCGAGGAGCCCCGTCGCGACATCGTCGCGGCCATCAGCCGCCTCGATCGCGGCGCGGACGATCCGGCGGTATGCATGGCAATGGCGTTGCTGGACGACACCGGCGCGGGTCAGGCCCTACGCACCCGTCTGCCCCGGTTCGTAAACGAGGTTGCCGACGACCCCTTGCTGTTGATGGCGCTCGGGTTCGCCGCCGAGGCGGTCGCCGACCGCACGCATGCCATGCAGTGCTGGAAGCTGGTCCAGAGCAGGTCCAGGACCTCAGGGTCAGCCGCCGACGAATGCGAGAGTCAGCGCGGCGCGTCGCACCTGCTGTTGCAAGAGGGCCGAATCCAGGCCGCGGCCATCGCGGCCGAGAATGCGCTGCGGCTGGCCCGGGACATCAAGCTACCGATGACCGCGGCCTCGGCGGCGGCCACCCTGGCCCGGGTGCAGGTATGGCAGGGCCGGTTCGACCAGGCCCACGAGACCATAGCCACCGCGCGTCGACTGCTGGCTCCCGATCCCGCGATCCTGTGGCATGACGACGCGCACTGGGCAGCGGGCCTGTTGTCACTGTTTACCGCCGATCCGGCCGAGGCATTGGGACACCTACTGAAAATGTCCGGGCACAGGACATCCCAGCGGTGGGCCGTCGCCGATCTCGCCGAGGCCGCGGCCGGCAGCGACCGAGCCGAACTGGTGCGACCGCTGCTCGCGGAGATCGAGGATCAGGCGCGACAGCTGGGGACCGGCCTGGAGTTGATGCTCGCGCATCGCGCACACGCGCTGTTGGCCCAGACCGATGATGCGGCACAGGACCATTTTCTGGCAGCTCTGACCGCCGGAGATGACGCGGATGCCGAACTCGAAACGGCCCGAACGCATCTGGCATATGGGCAATGGCTGCGCAGACAGCGCCGGATCACCGAGGCGCGCACCCATCTGTCGTCGGCGCTGGCCGTATTCGACGCCGCCGGCGCGGCACCGTTCGTCGATCGGGCCGCCGCCGAGCTGCGTGCGGCAGGCGTGGCCACCCCTGCCGGGACTCCGCGTCAGGGCCCGGCTTCCGACCTGACCTCCCAAGAACTTCAGATCGCTCAGTTGGCCGCCGCAGGGCTGACCAACAGGGAGATCGCCGACCGCATCTACGTTTCACACCGAACCGTTGCGGCCCACCTTTACAAGATGTTCCCCAAGCTCGGCATCACCAACCGCAATCAACTGCACACCGTGTTGGGCCAACAACAATGA